A genomic region of Gemmata massiliana contains the following coding sequences:
- a CDS encoding choice-of-anchor Q domain-containing protein, whose amino-acid sequence MPTYSSRSVRKSLLTRLGLERMEERDVPAFYLVTGTTDIVAPTPTLGDGSAGAPIQVASLRSAVALANASSDNDTIILQADSTYQLTDTTNYNLEIADASTAGALTITGAGETATTIQAAFAAPGSEGRIFSVLDGANLTLSNVTLTGGNASAGGAILAYAETTTTQLTLSNVTLTGNSASSYGGAIRLSAFDGGAIAAVMTDVTLTNNTAGYGGALAVLGYGGAVTATLTNATMSGNTATVYGGAVTMFAFGYGGVFTSTLTNSTVSENTAVYGGGGISVSGYGGITLTNSTVSGNTAMYGSGGGIAAVYGGTLAISNSTISGNTAAAYGGGIAVIQDLYDGELTVTNSTVSGNRAGFGGGVAILFDAGGANTLTNSTVSGNIGTYGGGGLLLSSSQPAAPLDLVNSTVSGNSTNSYGGGIAFNGGDGSLLNSTVTRNLGYGGGVAAGSGTVEIQNAIVAGNFDPAGTTADDLRAHSGTPFVVTYSLIGATDGAPLDPTSANNLTGTVASPLDPRLGALANNGGPTRTHALLANSPARNTGNPNFTAPTVDQRGQARVLDGRLDVGAFEAQTITVGPGVFPTSAAGRAYTATLTASGASGPFAYIVTAGALPPGLTLSPTGELAGTPTASGTYTFTVGVTGAAGADGAHEFSLTVAASATPPKFVLGAGSNGRIQIAGVAGTSIPAFNGFQGEVRVATADLNGDGVLDVIAGAGAGASGGHVKVFDGSTGAEIRSFFAFGGYTGGVYVSTGDINGDGVADIIVGAGAGASGGHVKVFDGKTGDLVRSFFAFDGFAGGARVASGDVNGDGVADIIVGAGAGASGGHVKVFDGKTGDLVRSFFAFAEFAGGVFVGAADLDGDGTDEILAGADAGADPQVRVFGATNMPRLSFLAYAPTFRGGVRVAGFDVNGDGWDEIITGSGPGAAGDGRVFDSAGQLLSSQVVPDTLTGIFVG is encoded by the coding sequence ATGCCGACCTACAGCAGCCGTTCGGTTCGCAAGAGCTTGCTCACCCGCCTGGGGCTCGAGCGGATGGAAGAACGGGACGTGCCAGCGTTCTACCTCGTGACCGGGACCACGGACATCGTCGCGCCGACCCCGACCCTCGGGGACGGGTCGGCGGGCGCCCCGATCCAGGTCGCCAGCCTTCGCTCCGCGGTCGCGCTCGCCAACGCGAGCTCGGATAACGACACCATTATCCTTCAGGCCGACAGCACGTACCAACTCACCGATACTACGAATTACAACCTGGAGATCGCCGACGCATCCACCGCAGGGGCGCTCACCATCACGGGGGCCGGGGAGACGGCGACGACGATCCAGGCCGCCTTCGCCGCGCCGGGGTCGGAAGGCCGGATCTTCAGCGTTCTGGACGGGGCCAATCTGACGCTTTCCAACGTGACGCTGACCGGTGGGAACGCGAGCGCCGGCGGCGCGATTCTAGCTTACGCGGAGACGACGACGACGCAGTTGACGCTCTCCAACGTCACCCTCACCGGCAACAGCGCGAGCTCGTACGGTGGGGCGATCAGGCTTAGTGCATTCGACGGCGGTGCCATCGCTGCCGTTATGACAGACGTTACGCTGACCAACAACACCGCGGGCTACGGCGGGGCGCTCGCCGTACTCGGGTACGGGGGGGCCGTCACCGCCACTCTGACGAACGCCACCATGTCCGGCAACACGGCGACCGTTTACGGCGGCGCGGTCACGATGTTCGCGTTCGGGTACGGGGGTGTCTTCACCTCCACCCTGACGAACTCTACGGTATCGGAGAACACCGCCGTGTACGGCGGCGGCGGGATTTCCGTGAGCGGGTACGGGGGTATTACCCTGACGAACTCCACGGTCTCGGGGAACACCGCTATGTACGGCAGCGGTGGCGGGATTGCGGCGGTGTACGGCGGAACGCTGGCCATCAGCAACAGCACGATCTCCGGCAACACCGCGGCCGCGTACGGCGGTGGGATTGCTGTGATCCAAGACTTATACGATGGGGAACTGACCGTCACTAACAGCACGGTGAGCGGAAATAGGGCCGGTTTCGGCGGTGGGGTCGCGATCCTTTTTGACGCCGGCGGGGCGAACACGCTGACCAACAGCACGGTGAGCGGGAACATCGGCACGTACGGCGGCGGGGGCCTGTTACTCAGTAGCTCCCAACCCGCGGCGCCGCTCGATCTCGTGAACAGCACAGTGAGCGGAAACAGTACTAACAGTTACGGCGGCGGGATTGCCTTCAACGGTGGTGACGGGTCGCTCCTCAACTCGACCGTGACCAGAAATTTGGGATACGGGGGCGGGGTCGCGGCGGGCTCGGGAACGGTCGAAATCCAGAACGCGATCGTGGCCGGCAACTTCGACCCGGCGGGGACCACCGCGGACGATCTCCGGGCGCACTCGGGCACCCCGTTTGTCGTCACTTACTCGCTCATCGGAGCGACCGACGGCGCACCGCTAGACCCGACCAGCGCGAACAACCTGACCGGGACGGTCGCGAGTCCGCTCGACCCGCGGCTCGGGGCGCTGGCGAACAACGGCGGACCGACCCGGACGCACGCCCTTCTGGCCAACAGCCCGGCCCGCAACACGGGCAACCCGAACTTCACCGCGCCCACCGTGGACCAGCGGGGGCAAGCCCGGGTACTCGACGGTCGGTTGGACGTCGGGGCGTTCGAGGCTCAAACGATCACCGTCGGCCCAGGCGTCTTCCCGACGAGCGCGGCCGGCCGCGCGTATACGGCGACGCTGACCGCGTCCGGCGCGAGCGGCCCGTTCGCGTACATCGTCACCGCCGGGGCGCTGCCCCCCGGCCTAACCCTGAGCCCGACCGGGGAACTGGCCGGCACCCCGACGGCGTCCGGGACGTACACGTTTACCGTTGGTGTGACCGGCGCGGCCGGGGCCGACGGGGCGCACGAGTTCTCCCTCACGGTCGCCGCGAGCGCCACGCCGCCCAAGTTCGTGTTGGGGGCCGGGAGCAACGGCCGTATCCAGATCGCCGGCGTCGCCGGCACTTCGATCCCGGCGTTTAACGGGTTCCAGGGCGAGGTACGGGTGGCCACCGCGGATCTGAACGGCGATGGGGTTCTGGACGTCATCGCCGGGGCCGGCGCGGGTGCGTCCGGCGGGCACGTGAAGGTGTTCGACGGGAGCACCGGGGCCGAGATCCGTTCGTTCTTCGCGTTCGGCGGATACACAGGCGGCGTGTACGTCAGCACCGGCGACATCAACGGGGACGGCGTCGCCGACATCATCGTTGGGGCCGGCGCGGGTGCGTCCGGCGGGCACGTGAAGGTGTTCGACGGCAAGACCGGTGATCTGGTCCGCTCGTTCTTCGCGTTCGACGGGTTCGCCGGCGGCGCCCGGGTCGCGAGTGGTGACGTCAACGGGGACGGCGTCGCCGACATCATCGTCGGGGCCGGCGCGGGTGCGTCCGGCGGGCACGTGAAGGTGTTCGACGGCAAGACCGGTGATCTGGTCCGCTCGTTCTTCGCGTTCGCCGAGTTCGCCGGTGGCGTGTTCGTGGGAGCCGCTGACCTGGACGGGGACGGCACCGATGAGATTCTGGCTGGGGCGGACGCGGGGGCCGACCCACAGGTGCGGGTCTTCGGCGCTACGAACATGCCGCGGCTCAGCTTCCTGGCATACGCCCCGACGTTCCGCGGTGGAGTCCGGGTGGCGGGCTTCGACGTGAACGGCGACGGCTGGGACGAGATCATTACCGGCAGTGGGCCCGGGGCAGCGGGCGACGGGCGCGTGTTTGATTCGGCGGGGCAACTCCTCAGCTCCCAAGTCGTCCCCGATACGCTCACGGGCATCTTCGTCGGCTGA
- a CDS encoding DUF1553 domain-containing protein has protein sequence MRYALTLLLLPFGYCALGADDAARISERIDARIDEKLAKAKVEPAPAAGDAEFFRRLSLDLNGRVPPLSLVRDFLDDDRPNKRQLWAQELTEGDFGDRYAAHFANYWRAVLLAQANAQVARPGRLEDYLRKQFRANVPYDKLVRDLLTSADAADYFSAYENKPENVAGSTSRVFLGVRLECAQCHADRGGGTWSREQFWQFAAFFSRLPGARADQPAPKGPPRIKLPEKEEYVTAESLDGRALNWVDGADPRAVLAEWATRADNKWFARAAVNRMWGYFFGTGLVDPVDGLGIADNVPSHPELLDELSRAFAENKFDLKFLARAITGTKAYQRTSQQTLATQADPRLFARVPVRGLSGEQLYDSLIEATGYAPPTENASDALLVATTPRAKFLAKFQTQPDQPVDAATSIQQALYLMNGAYTTTATSLEKSPTLRAIATGPGSVADQVEQLFLVALARKPTAPELKRMTAFVGPDRPAMDRQTALADVFWALLNSTEFAVNH, from the coding sequence ATGCGATACGCACTGACCCTACTGTTGCTCCCGTTCGGCTACTGCGCGCTCGGGGCCGACGACGCGGCGCGGATCTCGGAGCGCATCGACGCCCGGATCGACGAGAAACTGGCGAAGGCGAAAGTCGAACCCGCGCCGGCGGCGGGCGACGCGGAGTTCTTCCGCCGGCTCAGTCTCGACCTCAACGGGCGCGTCCCGCCACTGTCGCTCGTGCGCGACTTTCTTGATGACGACCGCCCCAACAAGCGCCAGCTCTGGGCGCAGGAGTTGACCGAGGGCGACTTCGGTGACCGCTACGCGGCGCACTTCGCGAACTACTGGCGGGCCGTGCTGCTCGCACAAGCGAACGCACAGGTCGCGCGCCCCGGGCGGCTCGAAGACTACCTCCGCAAGCAGTTCCGGGCGAACGTCCCTTACGACAAGCTCGTCCGCGACCTGCTCACGAGTGCGGACGCGGCCGACTATTTCTCGGCCTACGAGAACAAGCCCGAGAACGTCGCCGGGAGCACCTCGCGCGTGTTCCTGGGGGTGCGACTGGAGTGCGCCCAGTGCCACGCCGACCGCGGCGGCGGAACCTGGAGCCGCGAGCAGTTCTGGCAGTTCGCGGCGTTCTTCTCGCGCCTGCCCGGGGCGCGGGCGGATCAACCCGCACCCAAAGGCCCGCCCCGGATCAAACTGCCCGAAAAAGAAGAGTACGTCACCGCCGAGTCCCTCGACGGCCGCGCGCTGAACTGGGTGGACGGCGCCGACCCGCGCGCGGTGCTCGCGGAGTGGGCCACGCGGGCGGACAACAAGTGGTTCGCGCGAGCCGCGGTCAACCGTATGTGGGGCTACTTCTTCGGTACCGGGCTCGTCGACCCGGTTGACGGGCTGGGCATAGCCGACAACGTCCCGAGTCACCCCGAACTGCTGGACGAACTGAGTCGCGCGTTCGCCGAAAACAAGTTCGATCTGAAATTTCTCGCCCGCGCCATCACCGGAACGAAGGCGTACCAGCGCACGAGCCAGCAGACGCTCGCGACTCAAGCCGATCCGCGGTTGTTCGCCCGGGTGCCGGTACGCGGGCTGAGCGGCGAGCAACTCTACGACAGTTTGATCGAGGCCACTGGGTACGCGCCGCCGACCGAGAACGCGAGCGACGCCTTGCTCGTCGCGACCACACCGCGGGCCAAGTTTCTCGCGAAGTTCCAAACACAGCCCGACCAGCCGGTCGACGCGGCCACGTCCATTCAACAGGCGCTCTACCTGATGAACGGTGCGTACACGACCACGGCCACGAGCCTGGAGAAGAGCCCGACCCTCCGCGCGATCGCCACCGGTCCCGGGTCGGTCGCGGATCAGGTCGAACAGTTGTTCCTGGTGGCGCTGGCGCGCAAGCCCACCGCGCCCGAGCTGAAACGTATGACAGCGTTCGTCGGTCCCGACCGACCGGCAATGGACCGACAAACCGCGCTCGCGGACGTGTTCTGGGCGCTGCTCAACAGCACCGAGTTCGCGGTAAATCATTAA
- a CDS encoding DUF1501 domain-containing protein, with the protein MRPIDRRYFLRAGALSVGTSMSGWLAPLATAAAKEPARKRACILLWMNGGPSTIDLWDLKPGHDNGGPFKEIGTAAPGVKISEHLPKIAARIKHVALVRSMTSKEGDHGLATYFAHTGYSSRGPIRYPSLGSVVAKELGSDDAALPNFVSVAPFRAFSPAAHEPGFLGPRYAPLAVGESRPLAPQPGGANQAMEVEDLALPGGIATDRFDARWKLAAELQHEFAADRPDPAAKSHHTAYDRAAKLMRSAAAKALKLDDEPAKLRDTYGRDVFGQGCLLARRLVESGVPFVEVALGGAGGVGWDTHTDNFERVKQLSQTLDAGWSALLDDLKDRGLLDTTTIVWMGEFGRTPKINGSKGRDHYPYAWSAALAGGGINGGQAFGKTSKDGTAVDERPVTVPNFLATVCKALGIDPQTQNVSNTGRPIPIIDSAAKPVAELLG; encoded by the coding sequence ATGCGCCCCATCGACCGCCGCTACTTCCTTCGCGCCGGCGCGCTGAGCGTCGGGACCAGCATGTCCGGCTGGCTTGCGCCGCTCGCTACCGCCGCCGCGAAGGAACCGGCTCGCAAGCGCGCGTGCATTCTGCTGTGGATGAACGGCGGACCGAGCACCATCGACCTGTGGGATCTGAAGCCGGGCCACGACAACGGCGGGCCATTCAAAGAGATCGGTACCGCCGCACCCGGTGTGAAGATCAGCGAGCACCTGCCGAAGATCGCGGCCCGCATAAAGCACGTGGCCCTCGTGCGCTCGATGACCAGTAAAGAAGGCGACCACGGGCTCGCCACGTACTTCGCGCACACCGGGTACTCGTCGCGCGGGCCGATCCGCTACCCGTCGCTCGGTTCGGTGGTGGCCAAGGAACTCGGGTCTGACGACGCGGCGCTACCGAACTTCGTGAGTGTCGCGCCGTTCCGGGCGTTCAGCCCGGCCGCCCACGAGCCGGGGTTCCTCGGCCCGCGGTACGCGCCGCTCGCGGTGGGCGAATCGCGGCCGCTCGCCCCGCAACCGGGCGGCGCGAACCAGGCAATGGAGGTCGAAGACCTCGCGCTGCCCGGCGGGATCGCCACAGACCGGTTCGACGCGCGCTGGAAGCTGGCGGCCGAACTCCAGCATGAGTTCGCCGCGGACCGCCCCGACCCCGCGGCCAAGAGCCACCACACCGCCTACGACCGCGCCGCGAAGCTGATGCGCTCGGCCGCGGCGAAAGCGCTCAAGCTCGACGACGAACCGGCCAAGCTCCGCGACACCTACGGGCGAGACGTCTTTGGTCAGGGGTGCCTGCTCGCCCGCCGGCTCGTCGAGAGCGGGGTACCGTTTGTGGAAGTGGCGCTCGGCGGGGCGGGCGGGGTGGGCTGGGACACGCACACCGACAACTTCGAGCGCGTCAAACAACTGAGCCAAACGCTCGACGCCGGGTGGTCCGCGTTACTGGACGATTTGAAGGACCGGGGGCTGCTCGATACGACCACGATCGTCTGGATGGGCGAGTTCGGGCGCACACCGAAAATCAACGGCAGCAAGGGACGCGATCACTACCCGTATGCGTGGTCCGCGGCGCTGGCGGGCGGTGGGATCAACGGGGGACAGGCGTTCGGTAAGACGAGCAAGGACGGCACCGCGGTCGACGAGCGCCCGGTCACCGTTCCGAACTTCCTCGCGACCGTGTGCAAGGCACTCGGTATCGATCCGCAAACGCAAAACGTATCGAACACCGGGCGCCCGATCCCGATCATCGATTCCGCCGCCAAACCAGTTGCCGAGTTACTCGGGTAG
- a CDS encoding DUF2924 domain-containing protein, giving the protein MRPVRRGEPTTTGNRTWLARRIAWRIQALAEGDLSEGARARAAELARDADLRVISPGAGPRPRACAWLRPRPGS; this is encoded by the coding sequence GTGCGCCCGGTACGCCGAGGGGAGCCGACCACGACCGGGAACCGCACGTGGCTCGCGCGCCGCATCGCGTGGCGCATCCAGGCACTCGCCGAGGGCGACCTCTCGGAGGGAGCGCGAGCGCGGGCCGCGGAGCTGGCCCGGGACGCGGACCTGCGCGTGATCTCGCCCGGGGCCGGGCCGAGACCGCGAGCTTGCGCGTGGTTGCGCCCGAGACCAGGTTCGTGA
- a CDS encoding nucleotide disphospho-sugar-binding domain-containing protein, which yields MSGTARGRTVLFSWELGGGFGHANSLLRVARALAVDGHRPVFAVREAVVSWPIMRDIPFPVLPIPVWSEPSPPGFLAASFADILGTHGYASERTLLPLLRQWDGILDVVRPDLAVLDYAPTLALAAAGRVPVLDIGSGFCQPPAHLPSFPRYLPNQPDPAPTYVEADLLAVIRASQAARGRPAPDTVPGITAGAESFVTTVSELDPFCEVRGRPTAGPLVLPTSSGEPAPRRFFAYLSAPVASTEPALTLLATAGFEGEAYVRGSTAEQRDRLRGRGLTVHDAPPPMSEVLSRVRAVAHQGGLGITTEALMAGRPQLLFPEHLEHQLNASAVHRLGGAHYLSGTYPASDVTEGMRQLLDDPAFARRAGELAADLRRRWPDGSLGAIVGRCHELLA from the coding sequence GTGAGCGGAACAGCCCGCGGACGAACCGTTCTGTTTAGTTGGGAACTGGGCGGCGGGTTCGGGCACGCGAACTCCTTGCTGAGGGTGGCGCGTGCGCTGGCGGTGGACGGCCACCGGCCGGTCTTCGCCGTTCGGGAAGCGGTGGTCTCGTGGCCGATCATGCGGGACATCCCGTTCCCCGTGCTCCCAATCCCGGTGTGGTCCGAGCCGTCGCCGCCGGGGTTTCTCGCCGCCTCCTTCGCCGACATTCTCGGAACACACGGGTACGCGTCCGAGCGGACCCTGCTCCCACTCCTGCGGCAGTGGGACGGCATTCTGGACGTCGTTCGCCCGGACCTCGCCGTTCTTGACTACGCGCCGACGCTCGCGCTCGCGGCCGCCGGGCGTGTGCCGGTCCTGGACATCGGGAGCGGGTTCTGCCAGCCGCCGGCGCACCTCCCATCGTTCCCGCGGTACTTGCCGAACCAACCGGACCCGGCCCCGACGTATGTTGAAGCGGATCTGCTGGCCGTGATTCGCGCTTCTCAGGCCGCTCGCGGCCGGCCCGCGCCCGATACGGTGCCAGGCATTACGGCAGGAGCCGAGTCGTTCGTCACGACCGTTTCGGAACTGGACCCGTTCTGCGAGGTCCGGGGGCGGCCGACGGCCGGCCCGCTCGTCCTCCCGACGTCGTCAGGAGAGCCGGCCCCGCGGCGGTTCTTTGCGTATTTGAGCGCGCCCGTTGCGAGCACCGAACCGGCTCTGACACTGCTGGCGACCGCCGGCTTTGAAGGCGAGGCCTACGTGCGCGGTTCGACAGCCGAGCAGCGAGACCGGCTCCGCGGGCGCGGGCTGACCGTCCACGACGCCCCTCCGCCGATGTCCGAGGTGCTCTCGCGGGTGCGCGCGGTGGCCCACCAAGGCGGGCTCGGGATTACGACCGAGGCCCTTATGGCCGGGCGCCCACAGTTGCTGTTCCCGGAACACCTCGAGCACCAGTTGAACGCGTCCGCCGTCCACCGGCTCGGGGGCGCGCACTACCTCTCCGGAACCTACCCGGCGTCGGACGTGACGGAGGGAATGCGGCAACTGCTCGACGACCCGGCGTTCGCTCGTCGGGCGGGCGAGCTGGCCGCCGACCTCCGCCGGCGGTGGCCCGACGGCTCGCTCGGGGCGATCGTCGGCCGCTGTCACGAGCTGCTTGCCTGA
- a CDS encoding helix-turn-helix domain-containing protein: MRMLVGHAAATAFRTRVRRTRHAPRSLDALLRAARCPNGPDEPAAPGSGPRTEHARALSLDVAAVLATLPGPLRRVAEALKTRPVAAAARHLGLSRTALYRRLGSLRAAFAGAGLEIFCAPRADTRRTPGVVLQGKATARTSDVE, encoded by the coding sequence GTGCGCATGCTCGTGGGGCACGCCGCGGCCACCGCGTTCCGCACCCGCGTGCGCCGCACCCGGCACGCGCCCCGGTCCCTCGACGCGCTGCTCCGGGCCGCCCGATGCCCCAACGGCCCGGACGAGCCGGCGGCCCCGGGATCCGGCCCACGGACCGAGCACGCACGTGCCCTGTCCCTGGACGTCGCGGCCGTGCTGGCCACCCTGCCGGGGCCGCTCCGGCGCGTGGCCGAGGCCCTCAAGACCCGGCCCGTGGCCGCCGCCGCGCGCCACCTGGGATTATCCCGAACGGCCCTGTACCGGCGCCTCGGGTCCTTGCGCGCGGCGTTCGCGGGGGCCGGGCTGGAAATATTTTGTGCGCCCCGCGCGGACACTCGGCGCACGCCCGGGGTAGTTCTTCAGGGGAAGGCCACCGCGAGGACGAGCGATGTCGAGTGA
- a CDS encoding DUF2924 domain-containing protein codes for MSDDRLPPSGRVTTCVYKGTTIHVKVLAAGFEYDARTFPSLSAAAKAVTGSHGNGFHFFKLNKAGAA; via the coding sequence GTGAGCGACGACCGGCTCCCGCCATCGGGCCGCGTCACCACCTGCGTGTACAAGGGCACCACGATCCACGTGAAGGTGCTCGCGGCCGGGTTCGAGTACGACGCGCGAACGTTCCCCTCGCTCAGCGCCGCGGCCAAGGCCGTCACCGGCTCGCACGGCAACGGATTCCACTTCTTCAAGCTCAACAAGGCAGGTGCCGCGTGA
- a CDS encoding transposase, with the protein MCATTSATERGLIGDKPTAAVDGTGLESRHTSRYFFERAGRKHTSRLWTKLTVACDTKSHFFAGATVTTGPSNDSPQFRPVLLQASLAVRWDRVLADSAFDSEAHHAYAREDRGIRSSVIPLNRRNQGRKWPKTTYRRQMVKRFRKKRRGSQHKRVYGQRWQAESAFSRHKRRLGSSLGGRSDASRERECRLRVLTHNIMLLAATG; encoded by the coding sequence GTGTGTGCCACCACGTCCGCAACCGAACGCGGCCTGATTGGTGACAAGCCGACCGCGGCCGTGGACGGCACGGGTTTGGAAAGTCGGCACACCTCGCGATACTTCTTCGAGCGGGCCGGACGCAAGCACACCTCTCGACTCTGGACCAAGCTCACCGTCGCCTGCGACACCAAGAGCCATTTCTTTGCCGGGGCCACCGTCACCACAGGCCCGAGTAACGACTCGCCTCAGTTCCGCCCGGTCCTACTCCAGGCATCGTTGGCCGTGAGATGGGATCGGGTGTTGGCCGACTCCGCGTTCGACAGCGAGGCCCACCACGCCTACGCCCGAGAGGACCGGGGCATCCGGTCGTCGGTCATCCCACTGAACCGCCGCAACCAGGGCCGGAAGTGGCCCAAGACCACCTATCGGCGTCAGATGGTCAAGCGATTCCGGAAGAAACGTCGTGGGAGCCAACACAAGCGAGTCTATGGCCAGAGGTGGCAAGCGGAGTCTGCGTTCAGCCGACACAAACGTCGGCTCGGTAGTTCACTCGGTGGTCGTTCCGATGCCTCACGAGAGCGAGAATGTCGGCTTCGAGTGCTAACACACAACATCATGCTGCTTGCTGCCACTGGATAA
- a CDS encoding DNA polymerase produces MSLATSIGTFLVDLFALDAPATALAPLFAVLAEKELVGHNIVSFDLPFLARLGFALARVFDTALASRVVYAGERADHDLASVVKREMNRELDKTEQAGEWSRPVLPRAQLEYAATDAAVLVPLADTLRTKAAARNLTAVLDLEMRCGVPVARMAATGVGFDTGTWLALADAAAERRVTLATEMDALVPNPNCLPGLGAWNSTTVDVPAAFEAVGIALPDTKEETLAGIAHPLARLLLEYREAAKRAGTYGREWVAEHVTDGRVRASWNPCQAKTGRMSCKEPNLQQLPRNPRYRRCFTARSGHVLVKCDFSQIELRIAAKVTGDAHAGGLSEGEDLHTLTAARFLGSQVDVVTKEARQMAKPVNFGAIYGLGPRSLRLKAQADYGKDMTEDQARGFLDAFFAQFPAVRAWHNRLKRDRATEVRTLGGRRIGVEPDQFFGAKANYVVQGTGGDGLKRALALLWECRDQCPNAEVVLAVHDEIVLEVPEPEREAAKTWLSGCMIDGMAPLIDPVPVEVEVKVGATWAG; encoded by the coding sequence CTGTCACTGGCCACCTCGATCGGCACGTTCCTCGTCGACCTGTTCGCGCTCGATGCCCCCGCGACCGCACTGGCCCCACTGTTCGCGGTCCTGGCCGAGAAGGAGCTCGTCGGGCACAACATCGTCTCCTTCGACCTCCCGTTCCTGGCCCGGCTCGGGTTCGCGCTGGCCCGCGTGTTCGACACCGCGTTGGCTTCCCGTGTCGTTTATGCCGGCGAGCGCGCCGATCACGATCTCGCCTCGGTCGTCAAGCGGGAGATGAACCGGGAACTCGACAAGACCGAACAAGCCGGTGAGTGGTCCCGCCCGGTGCTGCCACGCGCACAACTGGAGTATGCTGCGACCGACGCGGCGGTGCTCGTGCCCCTGGCCGACACACTTCGCACGAAGGCCGCCGCGCGCAACCTCACGGCGGTCCTGGACCTGGAGATGCGGTGCGGGGTGCCCGTCGCCCGAATGGCCGCCACCGGGGTCGGGTTCGACACGGGCACGTGGTTGGCCCTGGCCGACGCCGCGGCCGAACGCCGGGTCACGCTCGCGACCGAGATGGACGCGCTGGTCCCGAACCCGAACTGCCTGCCCGGGCTCGGGGCGTGGAACAGCACCACGGTCGACGTCCCCGCGGCGTTCGAAGCGGTCGGGATCGCGCTCCCCGACACCAAGGAGGAAACGCTCGCCGGGATCGCCCACCCGCTCGCCCGGCTCCTGCTCGAGTACCGCGAGGCCGCCAAGCGCGCGGGCACGTACGGGCGCGAGTGGGTCGCGGAGCACGTGACCGACGGGCGCGTGCGCGCGTCGTGGAACCCGTGCCAGGCGAAGACCGGGCGCATGAGCTGTAAGGAGCCCAACTTGCAGCAGCTCCCTCGGAACCCGCGGTACCGGCGGTGCTTCACCGCCCGCTCCGGGCACGTGCTGGTCAAGTGCGACTTCAGTCAGATCGAGCTCCGCATCGCGGCCAAGGTGACCGGCGACGCGCATGCTGGGGGCCTATCAGAAGGCGAGGACCTGCACACCCTCACCGCGGCCCGGTTCCTGGGCTCCCAGGTCGATGTGGTCACCAAGGAAGCCCGGCAGATGGCCAAGCCGGTCAACTTCGGGGCCATTTACGGGCTCGGCCCCCGGTCCCTACGCCTCAAGGCCCAGGCCGACTACGGCAAGGACATGACCGAGGACCAGGCGCGCGGGTTCTTGGACGCGTTCTTCGCCCAGTTCCCCGCCGTCCGCGCGTGGCACAACCGATTGAAGCGCGACCGCGCCACCGAGGTGCGAACGCTCGGCGGGCGCCGGATCGGGGTCGAGCCGGACCAGTTCTTCGGGGCCAAGGCGAATTACGTCGTGCAGGGTACCGGCGGGGACGGGCTCAAGCGCGCCCTGGCGCTGTTGTGGGAGTGCCGGGACCAGTGCCCGAATGCCGAGGTCGTGCTGGCGGTCCACGACGAGATCGTGCTCGAGGTTCCCGAACCCGAGCGCGAAGCCGCGAAGACGTGGTTGTCTGGCTGCATGATCGATGGGATGGCCCCGCTCATCGATCCCGTACCCGTCGAGGTCGAGGTGAAGGTCGGCGCGACCTGGGCTGGGTGA